In Balnearium lithotrophicum, the sequence TGGATTCAACACTACGAAAAACACCAAAATGCAAGACTAACCTGCAGATACTTCGGAATAAGTCCAACTACCTTCTACAAATGGAAAAATAGATACAAAAAGTACGGTTTAGAAGGCCTCAAAGACAGAAACAAAAGACCCCACAGAGTAAGACAACCTCAGAT encodes:
- a CDS encoding helix-turn-helix domain-containing protein, translated to MKQLKKFKGTSLHISNTPFKKTIKRGTKIKTKLDLTKDPNVRKRLKWIQHYEKHQNARLTCRYFGISPTTFYKWKNRYKKYGLEGLKDRNKRPHRVRQPQ